Proteins encoded together in one Etheostoma cragini isolate CJK2018 chromosome 11, CSU_Ecrag_1.0, whole genome shotgun sequence window:
- the chmp2ba gene encoding charged multivesicular body protein 2Ba, translating into MASLFKKKTVDDIIKEQSKDLRGTQRQITRDRAALEKQEKQMEAEIKKMAKSGNKEACKILAKQLVQLRKQKNRTYAVSSKVTSMSTQTKVMNSQMKMAGAMSATAKTMQAVNKKMDPQKTLKTMQDFQKENMKMGMTEDMINDTLDEIFDGSDDEEESQDIVNQVLDEIGIEISGKMVSAPAAGKNLPSAASSKQATISDDEIERQLRALGVD; encoded by the exons ATGGCTTCCCTTTTCAAGAAGAAGACTGTGGATG ACATAATCAAGGAACAGTCAAAGGACCTGCGTGGCACTCAGAGGCAGATCACCAGGGACAGAGCAGCGCTGGAGAAGCAAGAGAAGCAAATg GAGGCTGAAATCAAGAAAATGGCCAAGAGTGGCAACAAGGAGGCATGTAAGATTCTGGCCAAGCAGTTGGTCCAGCTGAGGAAGCAGAAGAACCGCACATACGCCGTCAGCTCTAAGGTCACCTCCATGTCTACGCAGACAAAAGTCATGAACTCccaaatgaaaatggctggcGCCATGTCTGCAACAGCCAAG ACAATGCAAgcagtgaataaaaaaatggatcCACAGAAGACACTGAAGACAATGCAGGACTTCCAGAAGGAGAACATGAAGATGGGCATGACAGAGGACATGA TCAATGACACCTTGGATGAGATCTTCGATGGAtcagatgatgaagaggaatcGCAGGACATTGTCAACCAGGTTCTGGATGAAATTGGCATTGAAATCTCAGGAAAG ATGGTGAGCGCTCCAGCTGCAGGAAAGAACCTCCCCAGCGCCGCCTCATCCAAACAGGCCACCATCTCCGACGACGAGATTGAGAGACAGCTCCGAGCTCTGGGAGTGGACTAA
- the pou1f1 gene encoding pituitary-specific positive transcription factor 1 → MACEAFSSDSFTQLSGDSPLPILMHHASPGDCLPASSHTHSMVSAVSSGLSLGQPTKRSHMHLSTSSLGNAPPGLHYPVASCHYSNQQATYGMMAAQEMLSASISQTRILQTCGVPHPNMVGSANSLQGSLTPCLYKFPDHGLSSGSCALSHGFSSLAPALLSTDEAPGGLSIGEMKTDGQRRSMREPEDAPAMDSPQIRELEMFANDFKIRRIKLGYTQTNVGEALAAVHGSEFSQTTICRFENLQLSFKNACKLKAILAKWLDEAELAGALYNDKIGMNERKRKRRTTISLGAKEALERSFVEKSKPSSQEIARIAKGLHLEKEVVRVWFCNRRQREKRVKTSLNLSSCLTKLSPHCIVQMSKTQRPMT, encoded by the exons ATGGCATGCGAGGCATTCAGCTCCGACTCCTTCACCCAACTTTCAGGCGATTCACCCTTGCCAATCCTCATGCACCATGCCTCTCCCGGCGACTGCCTGCCAGCCAGCTCCCATACTCACAGCATGGTTTCTGCAG TATCATCTGGACTGTCCCTGGGTCAGCCCACCAAGCGCTCCCACATGCATTTGTCCACATCCTCCCTCGGCAACGCCCCTCCCGGCCTACATTACCCAGTTGCCTCCTGTCactacagcaaccagcaggccACCTACGGCATGATGGCAG CTCAAGAGATGCTCTCTGCCAGTATTTCTCAGACTCGTATCCTGCAGACATGTGGTGTCCCTCACCCCAACATGGTAGGCAGTGCAAACTCATTGCAAG ggTCTCTTACTCCTTGCTTGTACAAGTTTCCAGACCATGGTCTAAGTAGTGGTTCGTGTGCACTAAGCCATGGTTTCTCCTCACTGGCACCGGCCCTCCTCTCCACTGATGAGGCCCCTGGGGGCCTGAGTATTGGAGAGATGAAAACTGACGGCCAGAGGAGGAGCATGCGGGAGCCAGAAGATGCCCCTGCCATGGACTCCCCGCAGATCCGAGAGCTGGAGATGTTTGCCAATGACTTCAAAATACGGAGGATCAAACTCG GCTACACACAGACTAATGTAGGTGAGGCTCTTGCTGCAGTGCATGGCTCAGAGTTCAGCCAGACCACAATCTGCCGTTTTGAAAATCTACAGCTGAGCTTTAAGAACGCCTGCAAACTCAAGGCCATTCTGGCTAAATGGCTTGATGAAGCTGAGCTGGCTGGGG CCTTGTACAATGATAAAATAGGAATGAATGAGcggaagagaaaaaggagaactACTATCAG CTTGGGAGCTAAGGAAGCTCTGGAGCGCAGCTTTGTGGAAAAGAGTAAGCCATCCTCCCAGGAAATAGCCCGGATAGCTAAAGGCCTCCATCTGGAGAAGGAGGTGGTCAGGGTCTGGTTCTGCAACAGACGGCAAAGAGAGAAACGGGTCAAAACTAGCCTCAACCTCAGCTCCTGTTTGACCAAACTCAGCCCACACTGCATTGTACAGATGAGTAAAACACAAAGACCAATGACATAG